One genomic region from Quercus robur chromosome 4, dhQueRobu3.1, whole genome shotgun sequence encodes:
- the LOC126721831 gene encoding uncharacterized protein LOC126721831: MDEVTSTETSSQEVPNAECPLWQYVTKVEKPPGATVKKGGNTYFKCNYCGVVYLGSYSRVKAHLLKIANKGIKACPNVTPSHRLEMQRMHDQVEKDKLENEQRSRIPLPPPIPSRGPIPISPFRRQEGSDSTNSVDGKRRKVAGISPIEKAFQNTTRYELDSRIARMFYTDGLPFNFARNPHYRNSYAYAATHNIPGYVPPRYNALRTTLLQKERAHVERLLKPIKDYWLENGVSIVSDGWSDPQRRPLINIMAVSDGGPVFVKAIDGSGEFKNKHYIAGVLKDAIKEIGHEKVVQVITDNANVMKSAGALIEVADTRFASIVIMLKRLKLIKRCLQAMAISEQWASYREDDVGKAVKVKDMILSDLWWDKVDYIFEFTAPIYDMLRVADTDKPCLHLVYEMWDSMIEKVKTAIYRHEGLEDDEYSSFWSVVYDILIDRWTKNCTPLHCLAHSLNPK; the protein is encoded by the exons ATGGATGAAGTTACTAGTACAGAAACTTCATCTCAAGAAGTGCCAAATGCTGAATGTCCTCTTTGGCAGTATGTGACTAAAGTAGAAAAACCACCGGGTGCTACCGTTAAAAAAGGGGGAAACACATACTTTAAGTGCAATTATTGTGGTGTGGTTTATTTGGGATCCTATTCTAGGGTTAAAgctcatttattaaaaattgctaATAAAGGTATTAAAGCATGTCCTAATGTGACACCGAGCCATAGGTTGGAAATGCAGCGAATGCATGATCAAGTTGAGAAGGATAAGTTAGAGAATGAACAGAGAAGTCGAATTCCCTTACCCCCACCTATCCCAAGCCGTGGGCCTATACCTATTTCCCCATTTCGGAGACAGGAAGGGAGTGATAGTACAAATTCGGTTGATGGTAAGAGGAGGAAGGTGGCTGGGATTTCTCCTATTGAGAAAGCATTCCAGAATACTACTAGATATGAATTGGATAGTAGAATTGCTAGGATGTTTTACACTGATGGGCTTCCATTTAACTTTGCAAGGAACCCACATTATCGTAATTCCTATGCATATGCTGCTACCCATAACATCCCAGGTTATGTTCCTCCTAGATACAATGCCTTGAGAACAACActtttgcaaaaagaaagagcTCATGTTGAAAGACTCTTGAAACCAATTAAGGATTATTGGCTTGAAAATGGTGTAAGCATAGTTTCTGATGGATGGTCAGATCCACAAAGAAGGcctcttattaatattatggcTGTATCAGATGGGGGTCCGGTGTTTGTAAAGGCAATTGATGGGTCGGGTGAGTTCAAAAACAAGCATTATATTGCTGGGGTGTTGAAGGATGCTATAAAAGAGATTGGACATGAAAAAGTTGTCCAAGTCATCACtgataatgctaatgtgatgaaATCTGCTGGAGCTCTTATTGAAG TTGCTGATACAAGATTTGCTTCAATTGTTATAATGCTGAAAAGgttgaagttgataaaaagatgccttcAAGCTATGGCTATTAGTGAGCAATGGGCTTCTTATAGGGAGGATGATGTTGGAAAAGCTGTAAAGGTGAAAGATATGATTCTAAGTGATCTTTGGTGGGATAAAGTTGACTATATCTTTGAATTCACAGCACCTATTTATGATATGCTACGAGTAGCCGACACAGATAAGCCTTGTCTTCATCTTGTGTATGAGATGTGGGATTCAATGATAGAGAAGGTGAAGACAGCAATATATCGGCACGAAGGCTTGGAAGATGATGAGTATAGTTCATTTTGGAGTGTGGTGTACGATATACTCATTGATCGATGGACTAAAAATTGTACACCACTACATTGCTTGGCTCATTCCTTAAATCCTAAGTaa